From the Acidovorax carolinensis genome, one window contains:
- the phbB gene encoding acetoacetyl-CoA reductase — MSKKVAYVTGGMGGIGTAICQRLHKDGFTVIAGCGPTRDFTKWLDEQKALGYTFHASVGNVGDWDSTVEAFTKTKAEHGPIDVLVNNAGITRDRMFLKMTREDWDQVIETNLNSMFNVTKQVVADMVEKGWGRIINISSVNGEKGQAGQTNYSAAKAGMHGFSMALAQELATKGVTVNTVSPGYIGTDMVKAIRPDVLEKIVATVPVKRLGEPSEIASIIAWLASDEGGYATGADFSVNGGLHMG; from the coding sequence ATGAGCAAGAAAGTAGCGTATGTCACCGGCGGCATGGGCGGCATCGGCACCGCCATCTGCCAGCGTTTGCACAAGGACGGGTTCACCGTCATCGCCGGCTGCGGCCCCACGCGCGACTTCACCAAGTGGCTCGACGAGCAGAAGGCCCTGGGCTACACCTTCCATGCGTCGGTGGGCAATGTGGGCGACTGGGACTCCACCGTGGAAGCTTTCACCAAGACCAAGGCTGAACACGGCCCCATCGATGTGCTGGTCAACAATGCCGGCATCACGCGCGACCGCATGTTCCTCAAGATGACCCGCGAGGACTGGGATCAGGTGATCGAGACCAACCTCAACAGCATGTTCAACGTCACCAAGCAGGTGGTGGCCGACATGGTGGAAAAGGGCTGGGGCCGCATCATCAACATCAGCAGCGTGAACGGCGAAAAGGGCCAGGCAGGGCAAACCAACTATTCCGCTGCCAAGGCCGGCATGCATGGCTTTTCAATGGCGCTGGCGCAGGAGCTGGCCACCAAGGGCGTGACCGTGAACACCGTGAGCCCGGGTTACATCGGCACCGACATGGTCAAGGCCATTCGCCCCGATGTACTGGAAAAGATCGTGGCCACCGTGCCGGTCAAGCGCCTGGGCGAGCCCAGCGAGATTGCCTCCATCATCGCCTGGCTGGCATCGGACGAGGGTGGTTACGCCACCGGCGCCGATTTTTCCGTCAATGGCGGCTTGCACATGGGTTGA
- a CDS encoding MarR family winged helix-turn-helix transcriptional regulator has product MAQSFDFHQAPGHLVRRAHQRAVALFMEETVGFYVTPVQFAILNELIDQPGADQVTLAACVALDAATSGSVIGRLEARGWIRRVPDSRDRRRKLMWVTPAGEAAALQLRTAAQRVQERLMAPLSQAEVTQLKALLAKLVCGPAAPGNTSAPHPPFSALPSLSSP; this is encoded by the coding sequence CCATCAGGCGCCAGGCCACCTTGTCCGGCGTGCGCACCAGCGCGCCGTGGCGCTTTTCATGGAAGAAACCGTCGGTTTTTACGTGACCCCGGTGCAGTTCGCCATCCTGAACGAATTGATCGACCAGCCCGGTGCAGACCAGGTCACGCTGGCAGCCTGCGTGGCACTGGATGCCGCCACATCGGGATCGGTGATCGGCCGCCTGGAGGCGCGTGGCTGGATCCGGCGGGTGCCCGACTCGCGCGACCGGCGGCGCAAGCTCATGTGGGTTACGCCGGCAGGCGAGGCGGCAGCGCTGCAGTTGCGCACTGCGGCCCAGCGGGTGCAGGAGCGCCTGATGGCGCCGCTGTCGCAAGCCGAGGTGACGCAGCTCAAGGCCTTGCTGGCCAAGCTGGTGTGCGGCCCGGCCGCGCCAGGCAACACCAGTGCTCCTCACCCGCCGTTTTCTGCTTTACCTTCGCTCTCCAGCCCATGA
- the pgeF gene encoding peptidoglycan editing factor PgeF codes for MNQPPGIGHADWVQPQWPAPAGVRALCTTRAGGVSSGPYASLNLGSHVGDAPAAVQANRQRLQAVVQGATPGARAVFLNQVHGTVVADIGPATPDGTEADACVATQPGAVCTIMVADCLPVLLAHGSGAMVGAAHAGWRGLAGTDGMGVLEAVIEQFKALALADKALLAIEKEANDALAANTMAWLGPCIGPTAFEVGAEVREAFCQHHPAAQACFAPQGQGKFLADLAGLARLRLRALGVTQIYGNDSTAPWCTVGNASRFFSYRRDQRALGGSGRMAACIWRDGSSS; via the coding sequence GTGAACCAGCCCCCGGGCATTGGCCACGCCGACTGGGTGCAGCCGCAATGGCCAGCGCCTGCCGGTGTGCGCGCCCTGTGCACCACGCGGGCCGGCGGTGTCAGCAGCGGCCCTTATGCCAGCCTGAACCTGGGCAGCCATGTGGGCGATGCGCCAGCGGCCGTGCAGGCCAATCGGCAGCGGCTGCAGGCGGTGGTGCAGGGCGCCACACCAGGCGCCCGGGCGGTGTTTCTGAACCAGGTGCATGGCACGGTGGTGGCCGATATCGGCCCTGCCACGCCCGATGGCACCGAGGCTGACGCCTGCGTGGCCACGCAGCCCGGCGCGGTCTGCACCATCATGGTGGCCGATTGCCTGCCCGTGCTGCTGGCGCATGGCTCGGGCGCCATGGTGGGCGCGGCCCACGCGGGCTGGCGCGGGCTGGCGGGGACGGACGGGATGGGCGTTCTGGAAGCAGTTATTGAGCAATTTAAGGCTCTAGCCCTTGCGGATAAAGCGCTATTAGCTATCGAAAAAGAAGCAAATGACGCCCTCGCCGCCAACACCATGGCCTGGCTGGGCCCCTGCATCGGCCCCACTGCCTTTGAGGTGGGGGCCGAAGTGCGCGAAGCGTTTTGTCAGCACCATCCGGCGGCCCAGGCCTGCTTTGCGCCGCAGGGCCAGGGCAAGTTTCTGGCCGATCTGGCAGGGTTGGCGCGGCTGCGGCTGCGCGCGCTGGGCGTCACGCAGATCTATGGCAACGACAGCACCGCGCCCTGGTGCACCGTGGGCAATGCCTCACGGTTCTTTTCGTACCGGCGCGACCAACGGGCCCTGGGTGGCAGCGGCCGCATGGCCGCCTGCATCTGGCGCGACGGAAGCAGCAGCTGA
- a CDS encoding ABC-F family ATP-binding cassette domain-containing protein codes for MITLKNVTLRRGAKVLLNGVNATINPGEKVGLVGRNGAGKSSLFALLNGTLHEDGGDFYIPTQWRMAQVAQNMPETDEPATAFVVAGDTRLNDLQAELAKAEAADDGMAIAHAYTDLADAGAHDAEPRAQALILGLGFKVSELDKPVNSFSGGWRMRLQLARALMCPSDLLLLDEPTNHLDLDALVWLEAWLKRYEGTMIVISHDREFLDAVTNVTMHIDNAQITRYGGNYSKFEDLRAQQLELQQASFSKQQEKIAHLKKFIDRFKAKASKAKQAQSRVKALDRMEKIAPVLADAEFTFEFKEPQNLPNPMLAISDAAFGYRSEDGAQTTILENVSRSVLAGQRIGILGANGQGKSTLVKTIARTMAPLAGTVTEGKGLSIGYFAQQELDVLRPHENPLEHMIRLARELGPNSREPSREQDLRSYLGTFNFTGDMVKQSVGSMSGGEKARLVLAMIVWQRPNLLLLDEPTNHLDLATREALSMALNEFEGTVMLVSHDRALLRAVCDEFWMVGRGAVGPFDGDLDDYQRYLLEEAKRQRELAKLEAAADSAALKAGAALAPVATVAAATIAPVSIAASADQSSVKGQNDAKPAVDAKEQRKQDAQARQQLAERTRPLKRELEQIDKRLSALLAERTDLEQRLTQPLPPADIADLGRRLKAGHDETARLEERWLEISAELEEMGVSASA; via the coding sequence ATGATCACTCTTAAAAATGTCACCTTGCGCCGCGGCGCCAAGGTGCTGCTCAATGGCGTCAACGCCACCATCAATCCCGGCGAGAAGGTCGGCCTGGTGGGGCGTAACGGCGCTGGTAAATCCAGCCTGTTTGCCCTGCTCAATGGCACCCTGCACGAAGACGGTGGTGATTTTTACATCCCCACGCAGTGGCGCATGGCGCAGGTCGCACAGAACATGCCCGAAACCGACGAGCCCGCCACCGCGTTCGTGGTGGCTGGCGACACGCGGCTGAACGACCTGCAGGCCGAGCTGGCCAAAGCCGAGGCCGCGGACGACGGCATGGCCATCGCCCATGCCTACACCGACCTGGCCGATGCCGGCGCGCACGATGCCGAGCCCCGCGCGCAGGCCCTCATCCTGGGCCTGGGCTTCAAGGTGTCCGAGCTGGACAAACCCGTCAACAGCTTCTCGGGCGGCTGGCGCATGCGCCTGCAGCTGGCCCGCGCGCTGATGTGCCCCTCGGATCTGCTGCTGCTCGACGAGCCCACCAACCACCTGGACCTGGATGCCCTGGTCTGGCTGGAAGCCTGGCTCAAGCGCTATGAAGGCACGATGATTGTCATCAGCCATGACCGCGAGTTCCTCGATGCCGTGACCAACGTCACCATGCACATCGACAACGCGCAGATCACCCGCTACGGCGGCAACTACAGCAAGTTCGAGGACCTGCGCGCCCAGCAACTCGAATTGCAGCAGGCCAGCTTTTCCAAGCAGCAGGAAAAGATCGCCCACCTCAAGAAGTTCATCGACCGCTTCAAGGCCAAGGCCAGCAAGGCCAAGCAGGCACAAAGCCGGGTCAAGGCGCTGGACCGCATGGAAAAGATCGCGCCCGTGCTGGCCGATGCCGAGTTCACCTTCGAATTCAAGGAGCCGCAGAACCTGCCCAACCCGATGCTCGCCATCAGCGATGCGGCGTTCGGCTACCGCTCGGAAGACGGTGCGCAAACCACCATTCTGGAAAACGTCAGCCGCAGCGTGCTGGCCGGCCAGCGCATAGGCATTCTGGGCGCCAACGGCCAGGGCAAATCCACGCTGGTCAAGACCATTGCCCGCACCATGGCGCCGCTGGCCGGCACGGTAACCGAGGGCAAGGGCCTGTCGATTGGCTACTTTGCCCAGCAGGAACTGGACGTGCTGCGCCCGCACGAGAACCCGCTGGAGCACATGATCCGCCTGGCCCGCGAGCTGGGCCCCAACAGCCGCGAGCCGAGCCGCGAGCAAGACCTGCGCAGCTATCTGGGCACGTTCAATTTCACCGGCGACATGGTCAAACAGAGCGTGGGCAGCATGAGCGGTGGCGAAAAGGCCCGCCTGGTGCTGGCCATGATCGTCTGGCAGCGCCCCAACCTGCTGCTGCTCGACGAGCCCACCAACCACCTGGACCTGGCCACGCGCGAGGCGCTGTCGATGGCGCTCAACGAGTTTGAAGGCACCGTCATGCTGGTCAGCCACGACCGCGCCCTGCTGCGCGCCGTGTGCGACGAGTTCTGGATGGTGGGCCGCGGCGCCGTGGGGCCGTTTGACGGCGACCTCGACGACTACCAGCGCTATTTGCTCGAAGAAGCCAAGCGCCAGCGTGAACTGGCCAAGCTGGAGGCCGCCGCCGACAGCGCAGCGCTCAAGGCCGGTGCAGCACTGGCGCCCGTCGCAACCGTAGCCGCCGCGACTATCGCTCCTGTTTCAATAGCTGCTAGCGCAGACCAGTCAAGCGTAAAAGGCCAAAATGATGCCAAACCTGCTGTCGACGCCAAGGAGCAGCGCAAGCAGGATGCCCAGGCACGCCAGCAACTGGCAGAGCGAACCAGGCCCCTGAAACGCGAACTCGAACAGATCGACAAGCGCCTGTCCGCCCTGCTGGCCGAACGGACCGACCTGGAACAGCGCCTTACTCAGCCGCTGCCACCGGCAGACATCGCCGACCTGGGCCGGCGCCTGAAAGCCGGCCACGACGAGACTGCGCGGCTGGAAGAACGCTGGCTGGAAATTTCTGCCGAGCTGGAAGAAATGGGCGTGAGCGCTAGCGCCTGA
- a CDS encoding PilT/PilU family type 4a pilus ATPase — protein MSTMERILRLMAEKKASDVYLSANAPALIKINGECVQINNQILPPDAPRNLLSEVVPPDRIEELEETGELNMGVPLSGVGRFRVSAMRQRGSYAVVIRFISQHIPELDSLGLPSVLRELIMEKRGLILVVGATGSGKSTTLASMIDSRNEQLTGHILTIEDPVEYQFKNKKSIVNQREIGSDTQSLQTALKNALRQAPDVILIGEIRDRETMSAAIAYAQSGHLCLATLHGNNSYHALNRILSFYPVEVRPTMLGDLASALKAVVSQRLVRTVDGGRVPAVEIMLNTKLVSELVEKGDFSGVKEAMEKSMAEGSQTFEEALAHHIMEGKVERKEGLAHADSPTNLMWRLQNDFALAANAAKAQKEARDTPDDQPSFTEIVLDVKAA, from the coding sequence ATGAGCACGATGGAACGAATTCTTCGCCTGATGGCAGAGAAAAAGGCCTCCGACGTCTATCTGTCGGCCAACGCACCCGCGCTGATCAAGATCAACGGCGAATGCGTGCAGATCAACAACCAGATCCTGCCACCCGACGCGCCGCGCAACCTGCTGTCCGAGGTGGTGCCACCAGACCGCATCGAAGAGCTGGAAGAAACCGGCGAGCTCAACATGGGCGTGCCCCTCAGTGGTGTGGGGCGCTTCCGGGTCAGCGCCATGCGCCAGCGCGGCAGTTACGCCGTGGTGATCCGCTTCATCTCGCAGCACATTCCGGAGCTCGACTCGCTGGGCCTGCCTTCGGTGTTGCGTGAGTTGATCATGGAAAAGCGCGGCCTCATCCTGGTGGTGGGCGCCACGGGCTCGGGCAAGAGCACCACGCTGGCATCGATGATCGACAGCCGCAACGAACAGCTGACAGGGCATATCCTCACGATCGAAGACCCGGTCGAATACCAGTTCAAGAACAAGAAATCGATCGTGAACCAGCGCGAGATCGGCAGTGACACCCAGTCGCTGCAGACGGCGCTCAAGAATGCACTGCGCCAGGCCCCGGATGTGATCCTGATCGGCGAAATCCGCGACCGCGAAACCATGTCGGCCGCCATTGCCTACGCGCAGTCGGGCCACCTGTGTCTGGCCACGCTGCACGGCAACAACAGCTACCACGCGCTTAACCGCATCCTGAGCTTCTATCCCGTCGAGGTGCGCCCGACCATGCTGGGCGACCTGGCATCGGCGCTCAAAGCCGTGGTGTCCCAGCGCCTGGTGCGCACGGTGGACGGCGGCCGCGTGCCAGCGGTGGAAATAATGCTCAACACCAAGCTGGTTTCCGAGCTGGTGGAAAAAGGCGACTTCTCGGGCGTGAAGGAGGCCATGGAAAAATCCATGGCTGAAGGCTCGCAGACCTTTGAGGAAGCCCTGGCCCACCACATCATGGAAGGCAAGGTCGAACGCAAGGAAGGCCTGGCCCATGCCGACTCGCCCACCAACCTCATGTGGCGCCTGCAAAACGACTTTGCCCTGGCAGCCAACGCGGCCAAGGCCCAAAAAGAGGCGCGGGACACTCCCGACGACCAGCCTTCCTTTACCGAAATCGTGCTGGACGTCAAAGCCGCCTGA
- a CDS encoding methyl-accepting chemotaxis protein, producing the protein MPYLSHSPQSEKPVSQRLDSALLGDRVMLVAIALSAIAAVVLGLRFVDSALALVASGGLVLIAGAAYALARGTLGSRLVLAFVQVGLVALHIQLAQGMLEFHFGVFVTLALLLVYLDWRPIVWAALLFAVHHVLFDRLQAAGFGVYCMTSPDFARVVLHAVYVVIQTVLEVILAVNMGRTARESLELQRLSAAMVRGDQIALDVTHIAVETPGGMALKQALERMHETVATVQEAATSMALACQEIAMGAQDLSVRTEDTAGSLQATSANMEQLTGTVRQSANASEQANALAVSAADVARHGGDVVGRVIHTMREINEGSARIADITGVIDSIAFQTNILALNAAVEAARAGEQGRGFAVVATEVRSLAQRSAQAAREIKSLIESSVQKASAGGQLADDAGRTMSEIVGSVQQVSAMMGEIHAAARDQSTGIAQINQAVGQLDQMTQQNAALVEQSAAAAGTVTEQAQRLAQVVAVFALARNA; encoded by the coding sequence ATGCCGTATCTCTCCCACTCCCCACAGTCCGAAAAGCCCGTATCGCAGCGTCTGGACAGCGCCTTGCTGGGTGACCGCGTCATGCTGGTGGCCATTGCGCTGAGCGCCATTGCCGCGGTGGTGCTGGGGCTGCGGTTTGTGGATTCGGCGCTGGCTCTGGTGGCCTCGGGGGGGCTGGTGCTGATCGCTGGCGCTGCTTATGCCTTGGCGCGTGGCACGCTGGGGTCCCGTCTGGTGCTGGCGTTTGTGCAGGTGGGCCTGGTGGCCCTGCATATCCAGCTCGCGCAGGGCATGCTGGAGTTCCACTTCGGCGTGTTCGTCACACTGGCCTTGCTGCTGGTGTACCTGGACTGGCGCCCCATTGTGTGGGCGGCATTGCTGTTTGCCGTGCACCATGTGCTGTTCGACCGCCTGCAGGCGGCGGGCTTTGGTGTGTACTGCATGACCAGCCCTGACTTCGCCCGGGTGGTGCTGCACGCGGTGTATGTGGTGATCCAGACGGTGCTGGAAGTGATCCTTGCGGTGAACATGGGACGCACGGCCCGGGAGTCGCTGGAGTTGCAGCGCCTGTCGGCGGCCATGGTGCGCGGCGACCAGATTGCGCTGGACGTCACCCATATTGCCGTGGAGACGCCCGGTGGGATGGCCCTCAAGCAGGCGCTGGAGCGCATGCACGAAACCGTGGCCACTGTTCAGGAGGCGGCCACCAGCATGGCGCTGGCCTGCCAGGAGATCGCCATGGGAGCGCAAGACCTTTCGGTGCGCACCGAAGACACCGCCGGCAGCCTGCAGGCAACGTCCGCCAACATGGAGCAGCTCACCGGTACGGTGCGCCAGTCCGCCAATGCGTCCGAACAGGCCAATGCCCTGGCGGTATCGGCGGCAGACGTGGCCCGGCACGGCGGCGACGTGGTGGGGCGCGTGATCCACACCATGCGTGAGATCAACGAAGGTTCGGCCCGGATTGCCGACATCACGGGCGTGATCGACTCCATCGCCTTCCAGACCAACATTCTGGCGCTCAATGCTGCCGTGGAAGCGGCCCGTGCGGGTGAGCAGGGGCGCGGTTTTGCGGTGGTGGCTACCGAAGTGCGCAGCCTGGCCCAGCGCTCGGCCCAGGCGGCCCGCGAGATCAAGTCACTCATCGAAAGCTCGGTGCAAAAAGCCTCGGCCGGTGGCCAGCTGGCCGATGACGCCGGCCGCACCATGTCGGAGATCGTGGGCTCGGTGCAGCAGGTCAGTGCAATGATGGGCGAGATCCACGCGGCGGCGCGTGACCAATCGACCGGCATCGCGCAGATCAACCAGGCAGTCGGCCAGCTTGACCAGATGACGCAGCAGAACGCAGCGCTGGTGGAGCAATCCGCCGCTGCCGCAGGGACGGTGACGGAGCAGGCCCAGCGGTTGGCACAGGTGGTGGCTGTCTTTGCGCTGGCGCGCAACGCATGA
- the maiA gene encoding maleylacetoacetate isomerase: protein MKLFNYFRSSASFRVRIALHYKGLDYDYIPVHLVRGEHHDPAYTGRVGDALVPTLVTDDGVALSQSMAIIEYLDETHPAPPLLPAEPLARAQVRALAQMVACEMHPLNNLRVLKYLVHELKVDEAGKNAWYIHWARSGLEAFEHQLVLLAQQRATQGLAPSVYCWGDAPTLADCCLVPHVFNCQRFNVNLEGVPHTMAAFAACMALPAFQQAQPSACPDHQP, encoded by the coding sequence ATGAAACTCTTCAACTATTTCCGCTCGTCGGCCTCGTTTCGAGTGCGCATCGCGCTGCATTACAAGGGCCTCGATTACGACTACATCCCGGTGCACCTGGTGCGCGGCGAGCACCACGACCCGGCCTACACCGGCCGGGTGGGCGATGCGCTGGTGCCCACCTTGGTGACCGACGATGGCGTGGCGCTGTCCCAGTCCATGGCCATCATCGAATACCTCGATGAAACCCATCCCGCGCCGCCCTTGCTGCCCGCCGAGCCGCTGGCCCGCGCCCAGGTGCGGGCATTGGCGCAGATGGTGGCGTGCGAGATGCACCCGCTGAACAACCTGCGGGTGCTGAAATACCTGGTGCACGAGCTGAAGGTGGACGAAGCCGGCAAGAACGCCTGGTACATCCACTGGGCGCGCAGCGGGCTCGAGGCGTTCGAGCACCAGCTGGTGCTGCTGGCGCAGCAGCGCGCCACGCAGGGACTGGCGCCTTCGGTGTATTGCTGGGGTGATGCGCCCACGCTGGCCGATTGCTGCCTGGTGCCGCATGTCTTCAATTGCCAGCGCTTCAACGTCAACCTGGAAGGGGTGCCGCACACCATGGCGGCCTTTGCTGCCTGCATGGCGCTGCCCGCGTTCCAGCAGGCACAGCCATCGGCCTGCCCGGACCACCAGCCGTGA
- the prmB gene encoding 50S ribosomal protein L3 N(5)-glutamine methyltransferase, translating into MTGTVTALPALQGGTVAALVQSGADLLTAAGVAFGHGTTNAHDEAAWLVLWRLGLPLDSDLGDGPDSVANRPVAPDELAQAAALFDERIRTRKPAAYLTREAWLQGVPFYVDERAIVPRSFIAELLADGSIDDFLGEHTHRVLDLCTGNGSLAVLAAMAWPDIEVTGADISPDALAVARINVDRHGLQDRITLQLSDGLAQLPGPWDLILCNPPYVNAASMAQLPAEYRAEPTLALAGGADGMDFIRQLLQDAPARMSENAVLVLEIGNERSHFEAAFGQLPVYWIDTSAGEDQVLLATRQALVAYFSS; encoded by the coding sequence ATGACCGGCACCGTCACCGCCCTGCCCGCCCTGCAGGGCGGCACCGTGGCCGCGCTGGTGCAGTCCGGCGCCGATCTGCTCACCGCCGCGGGCGTTGCGTTCGGTCACGGCACCACCAACGCCCATGACGAAGCCGCCTGGCTGGTGCTGTGGCGCCTGGGGCTGCCCCTGGACAGTGACCTGGGCGATGGCCCCGATTCCGTGGCAAATCGGCCTGTAGCGCCCGATGAGCTTGCGCAGGCAGCTGCACTTTTTGATGAGCGCATTCGCACCCGCAAGCCTGCCGCTTACCTCACCCGCGAGGCCTGGCTGCAAGGCGTGCCGTTCTACGTGGATGAACGCGCCATCGTGCCGCGCAGCTTCATCGCCGAATTGCTGGCCGATGGCAGCATCGATGATTTTCTGGGCGAGCACACGCACCGCGTGCTCGACCTGTGCACCGGCAACGGCAGCCTGGCCGTGCTGGCGGCCATGGCCTGGCCCGACATCGAAGTCACGGGCGCCGACATCTCGCCCGATGCACTGGCCGTGGCCCGCATCAATGTGGACCGGCATGGCCTGCAAGACCGCATTACGCTGCAGTTGTCGGATGGCCTGGCCCAACTGCCCGGCCCCTGGGACCTGATTCTCTGCAATCCGCCCTATGTCAATGCAGCCAGCATGGCGCAATTGCCTGCCGAATACCGGGCTGAACCCACCCTTGCGCTGGCGGGCGGTGCCGATGGCATGGACTTCATTCGCCAGCTGCTCCAGGACGCGCCCGCCCGCATGAGCGAAAATGCGGTGCTCGTGCTCGAAATCGGCAACGAGCGTTCCCACTTTGAAGCCGCCTTCGGGCAGCTGCCCGTGTACTGGATAGACACCAGCGCGGGCGAAGACCAGGTGCTTCTGGCCACACGCCAGGCCCTGGTTGCCTATTTTTCTTCCTGA
- a CDS encoding EAL domain-containing protein, whose translation MKPTVFAQPFEPLGCAACRNKTQLPFDFTMAFQPIMDLQTGRPFAYEALVRGVDGQSAATVLSWVDESHRYRFDQACRVKAIELASRLGLAALPGCRLSINFLPNAVYRAETCIRATMEAAKEFAFPHDRIMFEVTEGEQVTNGAHLKSIFNEYRRQGLITAIDDFGAGYAGLNMLVQFQPHVLKIDMELIRNIDQDPVRQAIVAGIALVCDRLGIDIVAEGIETAQESEHLRSAGIHYQQGYLFARPGWETLPLASGSA comes from the coding sequence ATGAAACCAACTGTATTCGCCCAACCCTTTGAGCCCCTGGGTTGCGCTGCCTGCCGCAACAAGACGCAGCTTCCGTTCGACTTCACGATGGCGTTCCAGCCCATCATGGACCTGCAGACCGGACGCCCGTTTGCCTACGAAGCGCTGGTGCGGGGCGTCGACGGGCAGTCGGCAGCTACCGTGCTGTCGTGGGTGGATGAATCCCACCGCTACCGCTTTGACCAGGCTTGCCGGGTGAAAGCCATCGAACTGGCATCGCGCCTGGGGCTTGCCGCCTTGCCGGGGTGCCGCCTGAGTATCAACTTTCTGCCCAACGCCGTGTACCGGGCCGAGACCTGCATCCGGGCCACCATGGAAGCGGCCAAGGAATTTGCTTTTCCGCACGATCGAATCATGTTTGAGGTAACCGAAGGTGAGCAGGTGACCAACGGCGCACACCTCAAGTCCATCTTCAACGAATACCGCCGTCAGGGCCTGATCACGGCGATCGATGATTTTGGCGCGGGCTACGCCGGGCTGAACATGCTGGTCCAGTTCCAGCCCCATGTGCTGAAGATCGACATGGAATTGATCCGCAACATTGATCAGGATCCCGTGCGGCAGGCCATCGTGGCCGGCATTGCGCTGGTCTGTGATCGCCTGGGCATTGACATCGTGGCCGAAGGCATCGAGACGGCGCAAGAGTCCGAGCACCTGCGCTCGGCGGGGATTCATTACCAGCAAGGCTATCTTTTTGCCCGGCCGGGCTGGGAGACTTTGCCACTGGCCAGCGGCAGCGCCTGA
- the dapE gene encoding succinyl-diaminopimelate desuccinylase — MSRTLHLAEQLISLPSITPEDAGCLELLAARLAPLGFICERLDSGPDGFRVSNLWAKRPATLVSPSQQAIKTIVFAGHTDVVPTGPLAQWSSHPFTPTHKDGKLFGRGASDMKTSIAAFVVAVEEFLAAHPDPQVSIAFLLTSDEEGPSVDGTKVVVEQLRTRGETLDYCIVGEPTSVEKTGDMIKNGRRGTLSGKLTVRGIQGHIAYPQLARNPIHQALPALAEMAATVWDQGNAFFPPTSWQISNMHGGTGATNVIPGEVVVDFNFRFSTESTAEKLKQRVYSLLDRHSLEYDLQWTLGGQPFLTTPGELVTAVQQAILAETGITTELSTTGGTSDGRFIAQICPQVIELGPPNATIHKIDEHVVVADIEPLKNIYRRTLENLHCQASKTPAATQAAAA, encoded by the coding sequence ATGTCCCGCACCCTGCACCTGGCCGAACAGCTCATCTCCCTGCCCTCCATCACGCCGGAGGACGCAGGATGCCTCGAGCTGCTTGCGGCACGCCTGGCCCCGCTGGGTTTTATTTGCGAGCGCCTGGACAGCGGGCCCGACGGGTTCCGTGTCAGCAATTTGTGGGCAAAACGGCCTGCAACGCTTGTTTCACCTTCGCAGCAAGCTATAAAAACCATAGTATTTGCCGGGCACACCGACGTGGTTCCCACCGGCCCGCTGGCACAGTGGAGCAGCCACCCGTTCACGCCCACGCACAAGGACGGCAAGCTCTTTGGCCGTGGCGCCAGTGACATGAAAACCTCCATCGCCGCCTTCGTCGTGGCGGTGGAAGAGTTTCTGGCCGCCCACCCCGATCCGCAGGTTTCCATCGCCTTCCTGCTGACCAGCGACGAGGAAGGCCCCTCGGTCGATGGCACCAAGGTGGTGGTGGAACAGCTGCGCACGCGCGGCGAGACGCTGGACTACTGCATCGTGGGCGAGCCCACGTCCGTCGAAAAGACGGGCGACATGATCAAGAACGGCCGGCGCGGCACGCTCAGCGGCAAGCTCACCGTGCGCGGCATCCAGGGCCATATCGCCTACCCGCAACTGGCGCGCAACCCCATTCACCAGGCCCTGCCCGCACTCGCCGAAATGGCGGCCACCGTGTGGGACCAGGGCAATGCCTTCTTTCCGCCCACCAGCTGGCAGATCAGCAACATGCACGGCGGCACCGGCGCCACCAACGTGATTCCGGGCGAGGTGGTGGTGGACTTCAATTTCCGCTTTTCCACCGAGTCCACCGCCGAAAAGCTCAAGCAGCGCGTCTACAGCCTGCTCGACCGCCACAGTCTCGAATACGACCTGCAGTGGACGCTGGGCGGACAGCCCTTCCTGACCACGCCGGGCGAGCTCGTCACGGCCGTGCAGCAGGCCATCCTGGCCGAAACCGGCATCACCACCGAGCTGTCCACCACCGGCGGCACCAGCGACGGCCGCTTCATCGCGCAGATCTGCCCGCAGGTCATTGAACTGGGCCCGCCCAACGCCACCATCCACAAGATCGACGAGCATGTGGTGGTGGCCGACATCGAGCCCCTCAAAAACATCTACCGCCGCACCCTCGAAAACCTGCACTGCCAGGCCAGCAAGACACCAGCGGCCACGCAGGCAGCCGCAGCATGA